From a single Natronorubrum tibetense GA33 genomic region:
- a CDS encoding acyl-CoA mutase large subunit family protein produces the protein MFDHTELEDIREQQEQWEDETLEPTLEAHGERKDRFGTVSNHEVDRLYTPEDIADLDFEEDLGFPGEPPYTRGPYPTMYRGRAWTMRQFAGFGTAEETNERFHYLIDEGQTGLSTAFDMPSLMGIDSDHPMSEGEVGKEGVAVDTLADMEILFDGIDIDQVSTSFTINPSAAVIYAMYIALADQQGVPRDKVRGTLQNDMLKEFIAQKEWVIPPGPSLKIVTDTIEFAVDETPKFHPVSISGYHIREAGSTAAQEAAFTLADGFAYVEDCLDRGLEVDEFAPLLSFFFNSHNSIFEEIAKFRASRRIYANVMEEWYDAERPESKRLKFHTQTAGQSLTAQQPLNNIARVTIQALAGVLGGTQSLHTNSFDEALALPSEKAVRVALRTQQIIAEESGAADIVDPMGGSYAIEKLTNEMEAEIMGYIEEIREIGDGSVRDGVLDGIQQGYFHREIGEASYEYQQRVERGEEVVVGVNKFTIEEDTSPDILKIDETTRERQLNRLERVKDERDDEEVDATLSALSDAIDNEENVMPYIVDAVKAYVSMGEIMQVFEDHHGAYQEELSPV, from the coding sequence ATGTTCGACCACACCGAGCTCGAGGACATCCGCGAGCAACAGGAGCAGTGGGAAGACGAAACACTCGAGCCCACACTCGAGGCCCACGGCGAACGAAAGGATCGCTTCGGGACGGTCTCGAACCACGAAGTTGATCGCCTCTACACGCCGGAGGATATCGCCGATTTGGATTTCGAGGAGGATCTCGGCTTCCCCGGCGAGCCGCCGTACACGCGCGGGCCGTACCCGACGATGTACCGCGGTCGGGCGTGGACGATGCGCCAGTTCGCCGGCTTCGGGACCGCCGAGGAGACCAACGAGCGGTTCCACTACCTCATCGACGAGGGCCAGACCGGGCTCTCGACGGCGTTCGACATGCCGTCGCTGATGGGGATCGACTCCGACCACCCGATGAGCGAGGGCGAAGTCGGGAAGGAGGGCGTCGCCGTCGACACGCTCGCCGATATGGAGATCCTCTTCGACGGGATCGACATCGACCAGGTCTCGACATCGTTTACGATCAACCCCTCCGCGGCGGTCATCTACGCGATGTACATCGCGCTGGCCGACCAGCAGGGTGTCCCCCGCGACAAGGTCCGCGGGACCCTCCAGAACGACATGCTCAAGGAGTTCATCGCTCAGAAGGAGTGGGTGATCCCGCCGGGACCCTCGCTGAAGATCGTTACCGACACCATCGAGTTCGCCGTCGACGAGACGCCGAAGTTCCACCCCGTCTCCATCTCGGGCTATCACATCCGCGAGGCCGGGTCGACGGCCGCACAGGAGGCCGCGTTCACGCTCGCCGACGGCTTCGCCTACGTCGAGGACTGTCTCGACCGCGGGCTCGAGGTCGACGAGTTCGCGCCGCTGCTCTCCTTTTTCTTCAACTCCCACAACTCGATCTTCGAGGAGATCGCGAAGTTCCGCGCGTCGCGTCGCATCTACGCGAACGTAATGGAGGAGTGGTACGACGCGGAACGGCCCGAGTCGAAGCGACTGAAGTTCCACACGCAGACCGCGGGACAGTCGCTAACCGCCCAACAGCCGCTCAACAACATTGCCCGCGTCACCATTCAGGCGCTCGCCGGCGTCCTCGGCGGTACGCAGTCGCTGCACACGAACAGCTTCGACGAGGCGCTGGCGCTGCCAAGCGAGAAGGCCGTCCGCGTCGCCCTGCGCACCCAGCAGATCATCGCCGAGGAGTCGGGCGCGGCCGACATCGTCGATCCGATGGGCGGCAGTTACGCCATCGAGAAGCTCACGAACGAGATGGAAGCCGAGATCATGGGTTACATCGAGGAGATCAGGGAGATCGGCGACGGCTCGGTCCGGGACGGCGTGCTCGACGGCATCCAGCAGGGCTACTTCCACCGCGAGATCGGCGAGGCGAGCTACGAGTACCAACAGCGCGTCGAACGCGGCGAGGAGGTCGTCGTCGGCGTCAACAAGTTCACCATCGAGGAGGACACCTCGCCGGACATTCTCAAAATTGACGAAACGACTCGGGAGCGCCAGTTGAACCGACTCGAGCGCGTCAAAGACGAACGCGACGACGAGGAGGTCGATGCGACGCTGTCGGCGCTGTCGGACGCCATCGACAACGAGGAGAACGTCATGCCCTACATCGTCGACGCGGTGAAAGCGTACGTCTCGATGGGAGAGATCATGCAGGTGTTCGAGGACCACCACGGCGCCTACCAGGAGGAGCTCTCGCCGGTCTGA
- a CDS encoding acyl-CoA synthetase produces the protein MGVDYDTIVESFEWDIPESYTITSTVADHASSLGDRVAIKFLDEDGHREERTYADLRDEMYRFANGLEELGVSEGDRVMHLLPRHPDVFAIQLGALATGSLLVPCSSMLRAKDIEFRANDCTATTIVVHESLIDMVEPVLEDTPLERVIVLDGDDADLDDDRWSTVQSVADGQSTEYDGPELSSEDPMSINYTSGTTGQPKPVLHKHRWQYCFNQVNAPYWWGVDEDTDLEDELLWATTGTGWAKWFWSPVGVGLTTGATQLIYDGDFEPKTFLEILQDEGVTKLCAVPTQYRMLANADLESYDVQLNDTLSAGEPLNREPIERIQDAWGVTPRDGYGQTETVALVTNYPGIDVKEGSMGKPTPGVGATIIEMDEEKEVEPGEIGEIAVPVDSPAIFDGYYEKPELDEQKLSGEYYRTGDLASQDENGFFFFEGRADDIIISSGYRIGPFEVEDALVSHDAVAEAAAVDSPHDERGSVVKTYVILAEEYESSEELKSDLQDFMKEETAPYKYPRRIEFVDELPKTSSGKIRRIELRQQEQEKYS, from the coding sequence ATGGGTGTGGATTACGATACCATAGTCGAGTCGTTCGAATGGGACATTCCCGAGTCATACACGATTACGTCGACCGTCGCCGACCACGCATCGTCGCTCGGCGATCGGGTCGCTATCAAGTTTTTAGACGAGGACGGCCACCGCGAGGAGCGGACGTACGCCGATCTCCGAGACGAGATGTATCGGTTCGCGAACGGCCTCGAGGAACTCGGCGTCAGCGAGGGCGACCGCGTGATGCACCTGCTGCCGCGGCATCCGGACGTGTTCGCCATCCAACTGGGCGCGCTTGCGACCGGCTCGCTGCTGGTCCCCTGTTCGTCGATGCTGCGAGCGAAGGACATCGAGTTCCGCGCGAACGACTGTACGGCCACGACGATCGTCGTCCACGAGTCGCTTATCGACATGGTCGAGCCGGTGCTCGAGGACACGCCGCTCGAGCGCGTGATCGTCCTCGACGGCGACGACGCCGACCTCGACGACGATCGGTGGTCGACCGTCCAGTCGGTCGCCGACGGCCAGTCGACCGAGTACGACGGCCCGGAGCTCTCTTCGGAGGATCCGATGTCGATCAACTACACCAGCGGGACGACCGGGCAGCCGAAACCGGTGCTGCACAAACACCGCTGGCAGTACTGCTTCAACCAGGTCAACGCCCCCTACTGGTGGGGCGTCGACGAGGATACCGACCTCGAGGACGAACTGCTGTGGGCGACGACCGGCACCGGGTGGGCGAAGTGGTTCTGGAGCCCCGTCGGCGTCGGCTTGACGACCGGCGCGACCCAGCTCATCTACGACGGCGATTTCGAACCCAAGACCTTCCTCGAAATTCTCCAGGATGAGGGCGTCACGAAACTCTGTGCGGTCCCCACCCAGTACCGGATGCTCGCGAACGCCGACCTCGAGTCCTACGATGTCCAGTTGAACGACACGCTCTCGGCCGGCGAACCGCTCAACCGCGAGCCGATCGAGCGCATCCAGGACGCCTGGGGCGTGACCCCGCGGGACGGCTACGGCCAGACTGAAACCGTCGCCCTCGTGACGAACTACCCCGGAATCGACGTCAAGGAGGGGAGTATGGGGAAACCGACTCCTGGCGTCGGCGCGACGATCATCGAGATGGACGAGGAGAAGGAGGTCGAACCCGGCGAGATCGGCGAGATCGCCGTTCCCGTCGACTCGCCGGCCATCTTCGACGGCTACTACGAGAAGCCCGAACTCGACGAACAAAAACTCTCGGGTGAGTACTATCGGACCGGCGACCTCGCCTCCCAGGACGAGAACGGCTTCTTCTTCTTCGAGGGACGGGCCGACGACATCATCATCTCTTCGGGCTACCGTATCGGCCCCTTCGAGGTCGAAGACGCGCTGGTCAGCCACGATGCCGTTGCCGAAGCGGCCGCAGTCGACAGCCCCCACGACGAACGCGGCAGCGTCGTCAAGACCTACGTGATCCTCGCCGAGGAGTACGAGAGCAGCGAGGAGCTCAAGAGTGACCTCCAGGACTTCATGAAGGAGGAGACGGCTCCCTACAAGTACCCGCGCCGCATCGAGTTCGTCGACGAACTGCCCAAGACCTCGAGCGGAAAGATCCGACGGATCGAACTCCGCCAGCAGGAACAGGAGAAGTACAGCTAA
- a CDS encoding universal stress protein, producing MHTILLPIDESETRSQRAARTVIDLPGGPEEKAVVLLNVSEETKQPWLQEFESQRAEGRDDPELPASTEAARTLLAEAGIDVDTRLERGDITENILAVAEEIDADSIVMSGRKKSATGKVLFGSVTQSVLLSADRPVTVLMSDD from the coding sequence ATGCACACGATTTTGCTCCCGATAGACGAGAGTGAGACGCGATCGCAGCGGGCGGCCAGAACCGTTATCGATCTTCCCGGCGGCCCCGAGGAGAAGGCGGTCGTCCTCCTCAACGTCTCCGAGGAGACGAAACAGCCCTGGTTACAGGAGTTCGAGAGCCAGCGAGCGGAGGGACGAGACGATCCCGAGTTGCCGGCCAGTACCGAGGCGGCGCGTACACTCCTCGCGGAGGCCGGCATCGACGTCGACACGCGCCTAGAGCGGGGCGACATCACCGAGAACATTCTGGCAGTCGCCGAGGAGATCGACGCGGACAGCATCGTCATGAGCGGACGGAAGAAGAGCGCGACCGGGAAGGTGCTTTTTGGCAGCGTCACGCAGTCGGTGTTGCTCAGCGCCGATCGGCCCGTCACCGTGTTGATGAGCGACGATTGA
- a CDS encoding acyl-CoA thioesterase: protein MAHTTEITVDWGDTDAGGLIYYPRFFHFVIVGLNNYFRLATDGEHPMERYRRAGYVLPAVEASASFHSPLRAGDEAVIETTVVDSGTSSLTLAFTIISAADDERVAEGEVSFVFVDDAFEATPLPDEIHECIRARGDA from the coding sequence ATGGCACACACGACTGAGATCACCGTCGACTGGGGCGACACCGACGCCGGCGGACTCATCTACTACCCGCGATTCTTCCACTTCGTGATCGTGGGGTTAAACAACTACTTCAGGCTCGCCACAGACGGCGAACACCCGATGGAGCGGTACCGACGCGCCGGCTACGTCCTCCCTGCGGTCGAGGCCTCGGCGTCGTTCCACTCGCCGCTTCGTGCCGGCGACGAGGCCGTCATCGAGACGACCGTCGTCGACAGCGGGACGTCCTCGCTGACGCTCGCGTTTACCATCATCAGCGCGGCGGACGACGAACGCGTCGCGGAGGGCGAGGTGTCGTTCGTGTTCGTCGACGACGCGTTCGAGGCGACGCCGCTACCCGACGAGATTCACGAGTGTATCCGCGCCCGCGGCGACGCGTAA
- the meaB gene encoding methylmalonyl Co-A mutase-associated GTPase MeaB, with translation MSSDEELLESLLAGEHRALARVISKIENRSPGYRELVSELYAHTGEADVIGITGSPGAGKSTLVDKLAETYRDRGETVGVIAIDPSSPFTGGAVLGDRIRMASTVGDMDVFVRSMSARGTLGGLSTATADAVKAMDAFGKDKVIIETVGAGQNEIDIVRTADTVAVLVPPGSGDDIQTLKAGILEIADVFVVNKADRPGSDRTVQELRDMIQLGDGGSGIGGGGDGGHHSQEVIDAHDDWDGEVEDETEVAGWTTPIVETVATKSEGVDDLIDEFTSHRTYLVDSGEHAEQVRGRYAEEIRTLLREDVHALLEDRLAERGGIDDLAESVRAGETDPYSIAGELLDPVEDCLDELETEDA, from the coding sequence ATGAGTTCCGACGAGGAACTGCTCGAGTCGCTGCTCGCGGGCGAACACCGCGCGCTGGCTCGAGTGATTTCGAAGATCGAGAACCGGTCGCCGGGCTATCGAGAATTAGTTTCGGAGCTGTACGCTCACACCGGCGAAGCAGACGTGATCGGCATCACAGGCAGTCCCGGCGCGGGGAAATCGACCTTAGTCGACAAACTCGCGGAGACCTATCGCGACCGCGGCGAAACCGTCGGCGTCATCGCGATCGATCCCTCCTCGCCTTTCACCGGCGGCGCAGTCCTCGGAGACCGCATCCGGATGGCTTCCACCGTCGGCGATATGGACGTCTTCGTCCGCTCGATGAGCGCCCGCGGCACGCTCGGCGGGCTTTCGACGGCCACGGCAGACGCCGTTAAAGCGATGGACGCCTTCGGCAAGGACAAGGTCATCATCGAGACCGTCGGTGCCGGCCAGAACGAGATCGATATCGTTCGGACTGCCGACACCGTCGCCGTCCTCGTCCCGCCGGGATCGGGCGACGATATCCAGACCTTGAAAGCCGGCATTCTCGAGATCGCGGACGTTTTCGTGGTCAACAAGGCCGATAGGCCCGGTTCGGATAGAACGGTCCAGGAACTCCGGGACATGATCCAACTCGGCGACGGCGGCAGTGGGATCGGTGGTGGCGGCGATGGCGGCCACCACAGCCAGGAGGTCATCGACGCCCACGACGACTGGGACGGTGAAGTTGAGGACGAAACGGAAGTCGCAGGCTGGACGACACCCATCGTCGAAACCGTCGCCACGAAGAGCGAAGGCGTCGACGACCTCATCGACGAGTTCACAAGCCATCGCACCTACCTCGTCGACTCCGGCGAACACGCCGAGCAGGTCCGCGGGCGGTACGCCGAAGAGATCCGCACGCTGCTGCGCGAGGACGTCCACGCTCTGCTCGAAGACCGACTCGCCGAGCGCGGCGGGATCGACGACCTGGCCGAATCGGTTCGTGCAGGCGAGACCGATCCCTACTCGATCGCCGGCGAGTTACTCGACCCCGTCGAGGACTGCCTCGACGAACTCGAGACGGAAGACGCGTAG
- a CDS encoding Zn-ribbon domain-containing OB-fold protein: MSGHGDAGYDEFLEALEAGDGYYYACSNGHGMLPPRRVCSHCGDRDLETLPLPETGEIVTHTTVTVPTPAFDDDAPYVTALAAFSPVRLTGIVRGVDPADVDIGDAVMATVEPSETTDDRTITFRPTDGTHD, encoded by the coding sequence ATGAGCGGACACGGCGACGCCGGCTACGACGAGTTCCTCGAGGCCCTCGAGGCCGGCGACGGCTACTACTACGCGTGTTCGAACGGCCATGGAATGCTCCCACCGCGACGGGTCTGTTCCCACTGCGGGGATCGCGACCTCGAGACGCTGCCGCTGCCGGAGACGGGCGAGATCGTCACGCACACGACCGTCACCGTGCCGACGCCGGCGTTCGACGACGACGCGCCCTACGTGACGGCGCTCGCGGCGTTCAGCCCGGTCAGACTGACCGGAATCGTCCGGGGCGTCGATCCGGCCGATGTCGATATCGGAGACGCCGTCATGGCAACCGTCGAACCGAGCGAGACGACCGACGACCGAACGATCACGTTCCGACCGACCGATGGCACACACGACTGA
- a CDS encoding sodium:solute symporter family protein gives MPMIRPLPLQEMGEYPFQETFTDLLIPLIIIGLTFVAYYGISYYMKNKIKGTDDYMVAGRTIGPFVNGSAISATWESLATFMGVVALMVQVQIPFLAVWTNFLLSIPLIVILYGQTLRRLGSYTPATFCKDRYGNTMSVVMALLIVFVMLMYALGQFIGLAQIAEILFGWDYTLSLFVIAALVTGYVVIAGMWGVSYNSALQFWIMLTAAFFPMMIVLHQLGSSGWFFPPLGYGDLVPEMEATNPGFFDMTFDTRWYFAMFLAMALGPIGMPHLAQRIFTSRDVEAGRKTVFWFVAVTGLMFATIYSVAFAGVMWLGQEGFEVAEADFDKMIFYLNFAFSGNSITGYVVAGAIAGGLSTVSGHMLAISAAVANDVIEAFELDITEDRKTQAGYASVIAAGLIIALIALNPPAFLVVSILWAFAVSAAAITPVIVLGVWSARVNRYGAIASSVVGFVTVVALSPHAIGGLGAGAEGLTADLGIDAIMIAFPLSILTFVIVSLVAERIDSLNVDPESNRDLINEMHGYPDDNVDRFTSAVPLVVLAVLMLPILWWGIQPW, from the coding sequence ATGCCGATGATTAGGCCGCTCCCGCTCCAGGAGATGGGAGAGTATCCGTTCCAGGAGACGTTCACCGACCTGCTGATCCCGCTGATCATTATTGGACTCACGTTCGTCGCCTACTACGGGATCAGCTACTACATGAAAAACAAGATCAAGGGGACGGACGACTACATGGTCGCCGGCCGGACCATCGGGCCGTTCGTCAACGGCTCCGCGATCTCCGCGACGTGGGAGAGTCTGGCGACGTTCATGGGCGTCGTCGCCCTGATGGTGCAGGTCCAGATCCCGTTTCTGGCCGTCTGGACCAACTTCCTGCTGTCGATCCCGCTGATCGTCATTCTGTACGGACAGACGCTTCGCCGACTCGGCTCGTACACGCCGGCGACGTTCTGTAAGGATCGGTACGGCAACACGATGTCCGTCGTGATGGCGCTGCTCATCGTGTTCGTCATGCTGATGTACGCGCTGGGGCAGTTCATCGGGCTCGCACAGATCGCCGAGATCCTGTTCGGCTGGGACTACACCCTCTCGCTGTTCGTCATCGCGGCGCTCGTGACGGGGTACGTCGTCATCGCCGGGATGTGGGGCGTCTCCTACAACTCCGCCCTGCAGTTCTGGATCATGCTCACGGCGGCGTTCTTCCCGATGATGATCGTCCTCCACCAGCTCGGCTCGAGCGGCTGGTTCTTCCCGCCGCTTGGCTACGGTGACCTCGTTCCGGAGATGGAGGCGACCAATCCGGGCTTCTTCGACATGACGTTCGACACCCGTTGGTACTTCGCCATGTTCCTGGCGATGGCGCTGGGGCCGATCGGGATGCCCCACCTGGCACAGCGCATCTTCACGAGCCGTGACGTCGAAGCCGGCCGCAAGACCGTCTTCTGGTTCGTCGCCGTGACGGGTCTGATGTTCGCGACGATCTACTCCGTCGCGTTCGCCGGCGTCATGTGGCTCGGGCAGGAAGGGTTCGAGGTCGCCGAGGCCGACTTCGACAAGATGATCTTCTACCTCAACTTCGCGTTCAGCGGCAACTCGATCACCGGCTACGTCGTCGCGGGGGCGATCGCCGGCGGGCTCTCGACCGTCAGCGGTCACATGCTCGCGATCAGTGCCGCCGTCGCGAACGACGTCATCGAGGCCTTCGAGCTCGACATCACGGAAGATCGCAAGACCCAGGCCGGCTACGCGTCCGTCATCGCGGCCGGACTGATCATCGCGCTCATCGCGCTGAACCCGCCCGCGTTCCTCGTCGTCAGTATCCTCTGGGCGTTCGCCGTCAGCGCGGCCGCAATCACGCCGGTGATCGTCCTCGGCGTCTGGTCCGCACGCGTAAACCGCTACGGGGCAATCGCCTCGAGCGTCGTCGGCTTCGTTACCGTCGTCGCGCTCTCGCCGCACGCGATCGGCGGGCTCGGAGCGGGTGCGGAGGGACTAACCGCCGATCTGGGGATCGACGCGATCATGATCGCGTTCCCGCTGTCGATCCTGACGTTCGTCATCGTCTCCCTCGTGGCCGAACGGATCGACTCGCTGAACGTCGATCCGGAATCGAACCGCGACCTGATCAACGAGATGCACGGCTATCCGGACGACAACGTCGACCGCTTTACGAGTGCGGTGCCGCTCGTCGTGCTCGCCGTGTTGATGCTCCCGATCCTCTGGTGGGGCATTCAGCCCTGGTAA
- a CDS encoding hotdog family protein has translation MSTSVPEAGEEYTYERTFTVAEVREFGELSGDQQAIHTEPNEDGELVVQGLLTATLPTKIGGDLSYLARRMELEFVRPVYTGERITCTLRNESVDERDDRYEIESSVVCTNGDGKNVLEGEIAGLIWKA, from the coding sequence ATGTCGACGTCAGTTCCGGAAGCAGGCGAGGAGTACACGTACGAGCGGACGTTCACGGTCGCGGAGGTTCGCGAGTTCGGCGAACTCTCGGGCGATCAGCAGGCGATTCACACCGAACCCAACGAGGACGGCGAGCTGGTCGTACAGGGGCTGCTCACCGCGACGCTCCCGACAAAGATCGGGGGCGACCTCTCCTATCTCGCGCGCCGAATGGAACTCGAGTTCGTTCGCCCGGTGTACACGGGCGAACGAATCACCTGCACCCTGCGAAACGAGTCGGTGGACGAGCGCGACGATCGCTACGAGATCGAGAGCAGCGTCGTCTGTACAAACGGCGACGGAAAAAACGTTCTCGAGGGCGAGATAGCGGGACTGATCTGGAAAGCGTGA
- a CDS encoding haloacid dehalogenase type II — MSFDPTAVDTITVDSYGTLVDPHSVEATLEAHVDEIRPISNLWRSRSIMYTMVGNFVDEYQPFYEMNRDALRFALESHGVDLPSETIDEILSTYHDLDPFEDVRGGLEALTDAGYDVSVLSNGNPEMLESMVESADIEDVIADTISAHEIRTFKPDADIYRHAAARTGTPIESMAHVAGPTFDVRGAMHAGMQGVWINRDNGPWDPSATEPDLIVETFFDLVDDLTR; from the coding sequence ATGTCGTTCGATCCGACCGCCGTCGACACGATCACCGTCGATTCGTACGGGACGCTCGTCGATCCTCACTCCGTCGAGGCGACCCTCGAGGCACACGTCGACGAAATTCGACCGATATCGAATCTCTGGCGTAGTCGCTCGATCATGTACACGATGGTCGGCAACTTCGTCGACGAGTATCAGCCGTTCTACGAGATGAATCGCGACGCCCTTCGGTTTGCACTCGAGAGCCACGGTGTCGACCTGCCGTCCGAGACGATCGACGAGATCCTCTCGACGTACCACGATCTCGATCCGTTCGAGGACGTTCGCGGTGGTCTCGAGGCGCTCACCGACGCCGGCTACGACGTGTCTGTGCTGTCGAACGGCAACCCCGAGATGCTCGAGTCGATGGTCGAGTCGGCGGATATCGAGGACGTAATCGCCGATACAATCAGCGCACACGAGATTCGGACGTTCAAACCCGATGCCGATATTTACCGGCACGCTGCGGCCCGAACCGGAACGCCGATCGAGTCGATGGCGCACGTCGCCGGACCGACCTTCGACGTTCGGGGAGCGATGCACGCGGGGATGCAAGGCGTGTGGATCAATCGCGACAACGGACCGTGGGATCCCTCGGCTACGGAACCGGATCTGATCGTCGAGACGTTCTTCGACCTCGTGGACGACCTCACACGGTAA
- a CDS encoding cobalamin B12-binding domain-containing protein: protein MSAGSDQQSIRCMVAKVGLDGHDRGAHVIARAFRDAGFEVIYSGLHKGPEEIVQAAVQEDVDVLGISILSGAHDTLVPKIMDGLEEYGAKEDTLVLVGGVIPEEDRQPLRDDGVAAIFGPGTSIEETIEFVRENVPQR from the coding sequence ATGAGTGCTGGCAGCGATCAGCAAAGTATCCGGTGTATGGTTGCGAAAGTCGGACTCGACGGTCACGACCGCGGGGCCCACGTCATCGCGCGGGCCTTCCGCGACGCCGGCTTCGAAGTCATCTACTCCGGACTGCACAAAGGGCCAGAGGAAATCGTCCAGGCGGCCGTCCAGGAGGACGTCGACGTCCTCGGTATCTCCATTCTCTCCGGGGCTCACGACACGCTCGTCCCGAAGATCATGGACGGCCTCGAGGAGTACGGCGCGAAGGAGGACACCCTCGTCCTCGTCGGCGGCGTGATTCCCGAGGAGGACCGCCAGCCGCTCAGAGACGATGGCGTGGCGGCGATCTTCGGCCCCGGAACGTCGATCGAGGAGACGATCGAGTTCGTCCGTGAGAACGTCCCCCAGCGATGA
- a CDS encoding halocarboxylic acid dehydrogenase DehI family protein, with translation MDTSKQLYEIEATGWKRGLYDDIKRTFRAPIVNWIFRTTVANYPEFCRYVWGQVKPVFETARFGRFSVAYRDTVLSPLEEETTVPTYRCGQLDIAPAEYGELRGQLATYDIVAPRLAVLFELVDRALHDDPIGTDPDPTREATSPLPPWLDADRGRPPTMIAFDETPAELDGEVSAIQSFHGLEDGLPSIYRTLAQWPGYLAPMWNDVEPVLQADAFSTAVDDARTMVSEFVDEAAYVPELGPNSLAGRGIDEEAISELQTLFRDFNRGPIETVIPALPVYAATVDAIGRRAYD, from the coding sequence ATGGACACGAGCAAACAGCTGTACGAGATCGAAGCGACGGGCTGGAAGCGAGGGCTCTACGACGATATCAAACGAACGTTCAGGGCACCGATCGTCAACTGGATCTTTCGAACGACCGTCGCGAACTACCCCGAGTTCTGCCGGTACGTCTGGGGCCAGGTGAAGCCGGTGTTCGAAACCGCTCGGTTCGGCCGTTTCTCCGTCGCCTACCGGGACACCGTGCTCTCCCCGCTCGAGGAGGAAACCACGGTACCGACCTATCGCTGCGGGCAACTCGATATCGCGCCGGCCGAGTACGGCGAACTCCGGGGCCAGCTCGCGACCTACGATATCGTCGCCCCCCGACTCGCCGTCCTCTTCGAACTCGTCGATCGGGCGCTCCACGACGACCCGATCGGGACGGACCCAGACCCCACTCGCGAGGCGACGTCGCCCCTTCCGCCATGGCTCGACGCCGACCGGGGACGACCACCGACGATGATCGCCTTCGACGAAACGCCGGCCGAACTGGACGGCGAAGTTTCGGCTATCCAGTCGTTTCACGGCCTCGAGGACGGACTACCGAGCATCTACCGGACGCTCGCGCAGTGGCCCGGCTATCTGGCCCCGATGTGGAACGACGTCGAGCCGGTTCTGCAGGCCGACGCGTTCTCGACGGCCGTCGACGACGCTCGAACGATGGTCTCCGAGTTCGTCGACGAGGCGGCGTACGTCCCCGAACTGGGGCCGAACTCGCTCGCCGGACGGGGAATCGACGAGGAGGCGATATCGGAGCTACAAACGCTGTTCCGCGACTTCAATCGAGGACCGATCGAGACCGTGATCCCGGCGCTGCCGGTGTACGCGGCGACGGTCGACGCGATCGGGAGACGCGCGTACGACTGA
- a CDS encoding GNAT family N-acetyltransferase, which produces MAIREATVDDIEAIQDVAQQSWTQDYPKILSRESLQEGLDDWYSEERVRDSIVWARALMLVVERDDEIVGFAHGVWDNETEVGNILRVYVAPDARGEGIGGRLLEETCRSLFEQGVEQVNAMVLDANELGKGFYDAFGFEQDEVEDVSIGEDSYQECTYVLERDSYAEEIGGLA; this is translated from the coding sequence ATGGCAATCCGTGAAGCAACCGTCGACGACATCGAGGCGATTCAGGACGTAGCACAGCAGTCGTGGACGCAGGACTATCCGAAGATCCTGAGCCGAGAGTCGCTCCAGGAGGGGCTCGACGACTGGTACTCCGAGGAGCGAGTCAGGGATTCCATCGTCTGGGCGCGCGCGCTCATGCTGGTCGTCGAGCGAGACGACGAGATCGTCGGCTTCGCCCACGGGGTCTGGGACAACGAGACCGAAGTCGGGAACATCCTCCGCGTCTACGTCGCCCCGGACGCCCGCGGTGAGGGAATCGGCGGCCGGCTACTCGAGGAGACGTGTCGCTCGCTCTTCGAACAGGGCGTCGAGCAGGTCAACGCGATGGTACTCGACGCGAACGAACTCGGCAAGGGCTTCTACGACGCGTTCGGCTTCGAGCAGGACGAAGTCGAGGACGTGTCGATCGGCGAAGACTCCTATCAGGAGTGTACGTACGTTCTCGAGCGCGACTCGTACGCCGAAGAGATCGGCGGTCTGGCGTAG